The DNA sequence TCAATAAAGAGTACTCCAATAAcagttatttaaatattttaaatcagttatttaaaatttatcatgtGTTTTTaactcaattatttaatattttaaatattatttaatattttctgtttttctttttatgataTTAGATAAACTTTGcaagattaaaaatttgatattttacttGTTCATACTAAttaagtttatgattttgattttaattcattactttttaaaattgcaaTATAACTAAATCCTTTGGTATTGTAACGTTGCATCAAAACTCCGACAAAAAGTTACATATTCTTAACTAATCTATTTAGCATTTTAAagtcatataattaatattttctccttttttctaaaatattagtagaatTTTAAGGCTTGATTCACTATTTCATTGAGtatactaaatttgatatatgacatattaatactaattgagtttactgttttattttaagaatatcGTAAGattaatttcacttttaaaatttttaacaatttttaatttaaaagttataatcaatTTCCAATGTATACCGTGCTTTTTTACATTCTTAAATCTAACTCCAATAtctcaaactcaaatttaaaagaaaaactacaATCATTCTAGAATAAATCACAAAACCCTATATAAATCAGACTATAACTCCTCCAATGCATAATGTGTTTTTGcacattcataattttaatttctcataataataactaaaatagtataaagaattgtaaaaaatttacaagttTTATCATCGTTGAATTAAAAGGAATATATTGATTTGCGAAGAAAAACACTTGAgttaaaaaaagtatataaataaaaagaaaagtagaaaaatagtGATGACTAATGACCATTCGTTCGTTGCAACTGAAATTTGTGGTTGGTTGTACCAATTATGGACGCAATTTCCGTCTGCAATCGGAATCCAGTTTCTCTCTCACACCTCTCTTCCTTCTCTGCTTTCAACTACACTAACTCTCCCCTCTTTCGCCTCAAActctctccttcttcttcatctacACTGCGCTGCAGTTATAATGGCGGCAAAATTGGCGATGCGAATGATGATGAGCCGCTCACCCTTTCTCGGGCCTATGGCGTGCTCGGACTCACCCCTCAGTGCTCCTCCGCACAAATCAAAGCTGCTTTTCGAGTCAAAGTAATCATCTCCtctttttctccatttccGTGATTTGCTTTTGTAATTGAGGTTCGACAATTTTGTGCCTTTTCTCGATTTTCTTTCTCACTCGGTAATGTGAAAATTGCAGGTGAAGCAGTTTCATCCGGATGTGATGGGAGATGCTCAAGCATCGGATACGATGATTCGCCTTGTGATTCAAGCATACGAGGTCATTGATTAGTATTTTGTTTCGTATTTTCATCATTTGAGTTTATGCAGATGATTTCGTAGTATCTGATTGATTTGAGAATAAAATTGACGATGCATTTTTAGGGCATTTATTGGCTCGAAATGGCTCTTGTAAAATAATCGATGTGAGGATTTCAATTTATGTTTGAGCTTGGGCTGTTCTGTACACTAATATACACCTACACAGCTACACTTATGCTTTCTTCAATCAGCAAAATGGAGCCTGCATTTTTCAGTTCCTACTGTTCATTTTTAGGCCTTCTGCTGCATATGTGGCACTCTCTCCTAACCAACATAATTTGCTATATCAAACAGATTTTATCCAACTACAGCAAATCAGAAATTATTGAAAGGTAAAGGGCACACTCTAATGCTTCTCCTTCTTTTGCATTAGATTAGATCATTAGGTGATGGTGTGACTTTGTTCTACACAATTATAGGAACAAGAGACTTCAGTTTACCATACTCTCTAGTGTATGTTATGGTGACACATCGTGTATCCGTAGTTCGATAAGAATGTTGCATGGTCATTTATCACATAAGGTTGTTGGTTATGAATCTTATGATATATGCCATAATCTCTTATGCTCGGTTGATCCACCCAACACTTCACATCTGCAGGGAATGTATGGATCCGTTTGATCAACCAGAGTGTGAGGCGTATGATGTCTTTATCAATGAGGTTCTTTGCATGGGGAAAAGTACAAACTCTTTGATTGTTTCTTATTGAtccaaaattatactagtagtattgaGGATATGGGATGTAAAATGTCTAAAACTCCACCTGTGTAAAGGACTGAAATGCATAtgatttttggaaaaatgtcACTTATATAGTGAATCCTTGTAACAAAGAGTCCTTGTTAGCGAAACAATCCATATGATGATTTAGCAATAGCATGAAGAATTGGTTCCTTAAATTCACtctcatttcaaaatatgCAGGTTGTCCATATTCATGTGTAAGTACAGCCCCACATGCTTTTAGAATTTCTTCAGAAACAGGGACTGCACGTGCAACATCTCAAGGTTGGTTTGCCACCTTTACTTTTGGACCAGTATAACACTTTTGGTCGAACTTTATTCACGGACGAGAGAATGTGATAAGAGTAGGAAAGGAAAAGCAACTACAGAATGGAACTATCGTATTATTCTCAATTTGAGTGTGATCTATATATGAGGTAGGACTATAAGATTCAGTGGATTTTTGCTGATAGAGTTTGTTTGTCAGGGCATGCTGGAGACTATCAAGTTCAACGTGCAGTCGGTCAGTGTCCAAGGAGTTGTATGCATTATGTCACTCCATCACAGAGAATTATTCTAGAGGAGCTTCTTGACAGGTATATATTGCCTATATGGGTTAACCTGAATTATTCTTCTTTGTGAAAATTAGTCATTCTTTAATGCGAATTCTTGCAGCATCCTCAACATGCCATATGATACATCAGCGGAGGCTGAGTTCCTTTACTCTCTCATTGTTAAAGCCCGATACGAGAATAATCGATATCAAAGTCCTAAGAAGAATCCCAAGGTCTCAAGCAAGCATGTAGATTGGCTCTAAACATAGCTCAATGGCTAGATTAAGAAATCCAATGAATGTCACTGTTGGTTTTTAGCAGATgtgaattcatataattatataaacagTTGTTGTTTACTTTTTTGGGCACTGTACAGATTCTACTTAACCTTCATGTATCAATGTAcctattttgaataaatttaattccaatattataattatatctttATTATGAAAACAAGTGTTAGTAAAAACGTGTTTTTGTTTGACTTAGATGAGAGgaacaattaaatttgaacTCCAAATCCCTCTTCTCATAAAAGTAGAGTACTATAAAACGAGAAATTGCTCTGATTGATGGGCTTCAATGGACAGTAAAAATGTGTTTttactcttactttacctataaaaaattacagtacttattttaatttataagaataATATAGCAATTTAAAAGATCAAcaattttcactattttacATAACACATTTTATGTccaataatattgaattaattattcgACACGTGGCAGTTGACACAACATTTTTCACGAGAGATTCGGTGACGGGGCAGTAAAGTTGCAGCCGTGGCACTGCATGACTAAATTGATGCTCTGCTCTActtctcttttcttcttcatttcaaCACTCACTAACTCACTCACTCACTCTTtccccctttctctctctacgaGGACATCAATTTCCAGCTTAATTTGGGCGGAATCAATCTCACCTGACTGGTAACGATTCTCttccttcttcatcttcacacTTACTCGATTAACAATTCTCTTAGTTTTGTGCTTTTCATTCCAACCTACCT is a window from the Salvia hispanica cultivar TCC Black 2014 chromosome 1, UniMelb_Shisp_WGS_1.0, whole genome shotgun sequence genome containing:
- the LOC125213683 gene encoding uncharacterized protein LOC125213683, with protein sequence MDAISVCNRNPVSLSHLSSFSAFNYTNSPLFRLKLSPSSSSTLRCSYNGGKIGDANDDEPLTLSRAYGVLGLTPQCSSAQIKAAFRVKVKQFHPDVMGDAQASDTMIRLVIQAYEILSNYSKSEIIERECMDPFDQPECEAYDVFINEVLCMGKSCPYSCVSTAPHAFRISSETGTARATSQGHAGDYQVQRAVGQCPRSCMHYVTPSQRIILEELLDSILNMPYDTSAEAEFLYSLIVKARYENNRYQSPKKNPKVSSKHVDWL